A single region of the Candidatus Neomarinimicrobiota bacterium genome encodes:
- a CDS encoding phosphatidylserine/phosphatidylglycerophosphate/cardiolipin synthase family protein — translation MKTSKKLRIIKNIIKKIIFNRLSFSIYFVIIIEFYYYSNQHLEFELGNILFFIVFFLLTVGFVSWLKNSFATNEILLDEEIKSKVSDIISYAEEFIVIVSPFFSPGETLLRNIIQAAKNEVKVYIVHNTKELENPEFLKILKRIDGICKVYNHPNLHSKLYFNESEMIITSLNLNQSSMMNSFEVGWHSNKDMDFERVKGYVHEGIINDKLSSKTEISKVEEKLGYCIRTKKRILLNIDRPIEIGEYYKSNRSNDGSYCHKCGDEFDTSIDNPFCKNHQSLLKI, via the coding sequence ATGAAAACTTCAAAAAAACTCAGAATTATCAAAAATATAATTAAAAAAATCATTTTTAATAGATTGTCTTTTTCTATTTATTTTGTAATTATAATAGAATTTTATTATTATAGTAATCAACATTTGGAATTTGAATTGGGAAACATTTTATTTTTCATTGTATTTTTTTTACTCACAGTCGGGTTTGTTTCATGGTTGAAAAACTCTTTTGCTACTAATGAAATTTTATTAGACGAAGAAATTAAATCAAAAGTGTCCGATATAATAAGTTATGCGGAAGAATTTATTGTAATTGTAAGCCCATTTTTTTCACCGGGAGAAACATTATTAAGGAATATTATTCAAGCGGCAAAAAATGAAGTAAAAGTTTATATTGTTCATAATACAAAAGAACTTGAAAACCCTGAATTTTTAAAAATATTAAAGCGAATTGATGGAATTTGCAAGGTTTACAATCATCCGAATTTGCATTCCAAATTATATTTTAATGAATCAGAAATGATTATCACTTCTTTAAATTTAAATCAATCGTCAATGATGAATTCTTTTGAAGTTGGATGGCATTCCAATAAAGATATGGATTTTGAAAGGGTTAAAGGATATGTTCATGAGGGTATAATAAATGATAAACTTTCCTCCAAAACGGAAATATCTAAGGTGGAAGAAAAACTCGGATATTGTATCCGAACAAAAAAAAGAATTTTATTAAATATAGACCGTCCTATTGAAATAGGTGAGTACTATAAGTCAAATCGATCAAATGATGGATCATATTGTCATAAATGTGGAGATGAATTCGATACTTCAATTGATAATCCATTTTGTAAAAACCACCAATCCTTATTAAAAATTTAA